GATAATTCTTTCGGCGCCGCCTCGCGGCCGTTTCGCGCCGGAACGGTGCACCCCAATTGTATCGGGCCCTCCAGCTACATATATCTCGGGTGGATGATAACGAGCGACAGCGATATGCTTGCTGGCGCAGCCATCTATACATGGGTCGACACGATTATGCCAATCAGCCACAGCCACACTGACGGCTGGAGAGCCCACAGCACAAATATCGCCTCGTTCGGATTCGCCGGTTCCGGCAGCGCCGGCGGCAACTACCACCACAGGCTCTCGGCAAATGTCGATCGGTTCCTTATTACTGATATCAACCAAATCCTGACCGGAACCGCCGGAGCTGCTTCAGTTCCCATCATGTGGGACCAGATCTCGACAAGCCTCAATGACTTCAATCATATTCCCGCCGGACTGAACATCCTCTATCTCGACGGCCACGTCGAATTCAGCCGGTACGACAAGAACGAATTTCATTTTCCCGTCTCGCCACTGTATGCCGCCCTGAACAGCATGGCCAGAGGCACCCGCGTCAGTTACTGCCCCTGATCAGGCGCCACCGGCAAGAAAGCGCCCTCAATCCCTTGCCGGCCGTCATTTG
This region of Candidatus Abyssobacteria bacterium SURF_5 genomic DNA includes:
- a CDS encoding type II secretion system protein, with the protein product MSTQRRGFTLVELLVVIAIIGILAAFLLPALARAREAARRTSCVNNLKQLGMIFNLYASEHRSSYPPIENISERFMFDADALYPEYLSDALIAACPSDPSYDPKNNFRLAVDTTLSDNSFGAASRPFRAGTVHPNCIGPSSYIYLGWMITSDSDMLAGAAIYTWVDTIMPISHSHTDGWRAHSTNIASFGFAGSGSAGGNYHHRLSANVDRFLITDINQILTGTAGAASVPIMWDQISTSLNDFNHIPAGLNILYLDGHVEFSRYDKNEFHFPVSPLYAALNSMARGTRVSYCP